ATTTCACGGCGACGTAGCTCACGCGAAGCTGCGGCGAGGGATTGAGGAATGCCAATCGCGGCGCCGGTTGAAGGCGCGGCGACCACGAGCCCGCCGCGTCCGCCGCGTGAGATATCTTTGTCCGGGCCGTCCGCCGGGGTTGACCGCTGCCGAGCGATTAGGAAACAATCGATTGCATGTCGTCCGCCCTCAGTGAAAACGCTTCCTTACCAGCCTTCGTCCGTCCGATGGCCATCGGCTCGGTTGCGATCGATTTTCCCGTCGTGCAGGCGGCGCTCTCGGGCTATAGCGATTGGGCCATGCGCGTGATCGCGCGGCGGTTGGGCGCGCCCTACACGCTCTGCGAAGTGATGCTCGATCAGTTTTTGATCGAAGCCTCGCACACGGCGAAGAATCGTCGCCGGCTGCGCGTCAGCGACGAAGAACATCCGGTCGGAGGGCAATTGATGGGGGCGAATCCCGAGGATTTCGGCCCCGCGGCGCTGCGGCTGGTCGAGGCCGGCTTCGACAGCATCGATATCAATTTCGGCTGCCCGGTGAAAAAAGTGCTCGGCCGATGCCGCGGCGGATATTTGCTCTCGCAAGTCGATACGGCCCTGGAAATCGTCGGCCGGGTGCGTGATGCCGTGCCGCCGCGGATTCCGGTCACCGTCAAGATGCGCCGCGGCCTGGACGACTCGGCCGAAAGCCGCGATCGATTCTTCGCGATCTTCGACGGTGCTTTCGCCCGCGGCATTGCCGCCGCCACTGTGCATGGCCGAACGGTCGAACAGCGCTACATCGGCCCGAGCAAATGGGAATTTTTGACCGAACTAAAGCGGCACGCCGGCAGTCGCATCGTGTTGGGAAGCGGCGATCTGTTCACCGCCGCGGCCTGCCTCGACATGATGCGCACCACCGGCGTCGACGGCGTCACGGTCGCTCGCGGGGCAATAGGCAATCCCTGGATTTTCGCCCAAGCGCGGGCATTGGCTGCCGGCCGGCCGCTTCCCGAACCGCCCTCGCTTTTCGAGCAGCGCGAGGTGATCGCCGAGCATTATCGGCTGGCGGAGCAGATCTACGGCCCGGAGGTGTGCGGCCGGCAGATGCGCAAGTTCGGCATTAAATACTCGAAGCTGCACCCGTGCTCGCAGGAAGTTCGCGATGCATTCGTCGCGTTGCGCCGCCCGGGCCAATGGCAATCGGTGCTCGACATCTGGTATGCCGAAGACCTCCCGGGCAAGCATCCGGCGCTGGAAGCCGACGAAACCGCCGACTGCGAAGCGGCGTGACCTTTATGCAAGCCGGCCACCGACCAGATTGCATGTGTGCCGGTAGCCAGCGGCCAGATTTGGTGTGCCACTGGCCAGCGGCCAGATTGGTATGCCACTGGCCAGGGCCAGATTGGTGTGCCACTGGCCAGCGAAGTCGGCCAGTGTGCCCCGCGAGTTGACCACCAACCATCTTGCCCATCGTCCAGCGTTATCCGAACGGCCACGTCACAAGGCAATTATTGCCTAGCGTCGCTCGCACTGGCAGAGTGCGCTTGCCAGTGGCACGCGCCGGTAGATTGGCCGCCGCAGCGGCAAGTCGATCGCTCGCACTGGCAAACTGCGCTTGCCGGTGGCACACGCACCGAATCAGCCTTCGCCAACATCGTTTGCAATCGGGTCCCATGAACGGCGTTCGAACACGAATTGATTGTTTCCCAATCGGCCGCCGACGGTGATTAGCTTGCAGAGCGAAAAACCGAGGCTGCGGTAGAGATCGAACACTTCTTCCGGCTTCGCCACTTCGAACGGCAGGCCGCCGACCCAATCGATCAGATCGCGCCACGGGTTCATCCCGCGTTCGCTTGAGTAATCGTGCCACGAACGTAGCGGCTGCAACTTCAGGCAATCGAGCATCAGCGACGGCGCCCAAAGCCATACCCCGGCCGGAATCGTCACGAGCGGCTTCAGCAGGCGCGGCAATCGGCAATAGGCCTGCTTTACTCGCCGCCAGATGCGGCTGCGGCGGCCTTGGTCGTTGTAGACCGCGATGAACAACTTGCCGCCGGGTTTGACCAGCATCGCGATCCGTTTCATGGCCGTGTGCATATCGCCCGTGTGCTGGACGACGCCCCAGCTATAGACAACGTCGAATTCGCCCAGCCGCCGCAGACAGGCTTCGTCGAGCACGGAGCCGCGTTCGATTGTCCACGCGGTCTCATCGGGCGAGAAGCGGCGGCGCAGTTCCATCGCGCACTCCACCGACGACGGGTCGTAGTCCAACGAATGCACGCGGGCTCCTAAGCGGCGTGCCGCCAGGGAAAAGAGTCCGCTGCCGCAGCCGGCATCGACAAATGTTTTGCCTTCCAGCGTGCTCAATTCCAGCATGGTCACCAGCGACCGCTCGGCCTGCGCAATCCGCCGCTCGTCGACGGTGGCTAAGAATGCTCGCCAATTTTCGCCGAAGGCAAATCGCTCGCCCCGCCGCACTTCGTCGGTGAAAGAGGCCGGAGGCGGCAGGCTGGATGCGGGAGGAAGCATTGGAAAAGGCTGAAGGCTACAGGTTGCAGGACGAGAACAGATCGCGCGGCTCACCGCGGTCGGATGGTGATGCTACCGCCACGGCAGATCATACTCAATGCTGGCAAGACGACCTCTCTGCCTTCGTCATTCGTGTCATCCGCGTAATCCGTGGTTCCGTGTCTTTCTTCGTCATTCGTCGTGGTTTCGTGCTTTCCCCCCCGGCCTTGCCGCTCTTGACCCGTCTGGGCGATTCTGGTTCGATACGCCCCCGCGATAGCAGCAGCCCTCTGGCTGTATATGGTTTCACGCGAAGCGTTTGCGAATTGGCACGAGGCCGCGGGCCGATTTTTGTGACTCGGACGCCTCGCCTCGGCAACTAACATGCCGGATCGCCGACGGATCGGCATCTGCCGCAGTTGCGGACCGGAGCAGCGGTTGTGAACGTGACCGAGCTAAGCGATGAGCAACTTGCCGCAACCGCCGCTCGCGAAGGCTCGGATGGGCCGGCCTTCGTCGAACTCGTCGAGCGGTTTCGCAGCCGCGTGTGGCAAATCTGCTTTCGTCTTTTGGACAACGAAACCGACGCCAACGACGCGGCCCAAGAAGTTTTCGTCCGGCTCTTCATGAACCGGGGAAAGTTCGAAGGACGCTCGAAATACTCCACCTGGGTCCACGGTCTGGCGGTTCGCACGTGCCTGACGATCCGCCGTGGCCGGACTCGCCGCCGCCGCCACGAAAATCCCGCGGCCGACGACACGATCGAACAACAAACCCCAGCCCGAAAAACCTCCGATGCCGGTCTGTCGCTCGACCTGATGCAGATGCTCGAAGTACTCGATGAAGAAGACCGGGCCCTATTGATCCTGAAATATGCCGAAGGTTACAGCCACGAGGAACTCGCGGAAATCTTTGGCCTGTCGGTGAGTGCCTGCAAGATGCGAATCAGCCGAGCGTGCGACAAAGTGCAACGCATGTATCCCGATAAATGACGAATGAATCCACGCGCGAATCCGCAAGTGCGCATCAACACCGTTTGCGCTTGCACCGCGCATGCGGTTTCGCGCGTCGCTAATCCCTCACCCTAATCCCTCACCCTAGCCCCTCACCCTAATGCAACGCCTCTTCCAGCAACTCGCCGAGCTGCCGGTTCCGCCGGCGCCGCCGGCGCCGCGATTCAGTGCGGAAGTGCATCAGCGGTTGAACAAGCGGTTGTTGGCGGGGCAGTTGGCCGATTTGGCGGTGCGCGGGTTTGGCTTTGCGATGTGGAATATGGCCCATGCGGCCGGCGGACTTTTGAAACTGACGTTAACCGGAAAGTTCGAGCCGGGGCCCGACGACGGGCCGCGGCCTGCGCCTTGAACTTCCGATCCAAATTCGTGGCGCGATCGCTCCGGCCTCCCAGAAGGCCGGGCAACTTGATGAAAGGGATCCCGATATGTTCCAACTCTTGGCGGATGCGGCTCCAGGCCAACAAACGTTCGACGGCGTCTCCAAAACGGTCGAACAATCCAATCACGCTTTGCTGACGAGCTTCCAGCAAGCCTGGCAAAAGGTGATCGATTTCGCACCGCGGGTGGTGGCGATGATGGTCGTTCTCGTGGTTGGTTATATCATTGCCCGGCTCGTGGCCCGAGTGATTGCACTGCTGTGCGAAAAAATCGGCTTGCAACATGCCGCCGACCGCAGCGGGCTGACGCAATCGATGCAGCATATGGGCATCAAGCGCACCGTGTCGGCGATCGTCGGAACGATCGTGTTCTGGCTGTTGATGTGCGTGTTCTTGATGGCTGCGTTCGAGATTTTGGACCTGCCCGCGGTTTCCGCGGCGATGGGGGCCGTGGCGATCTACATTCCGAAGCTCCTGGTTGCGACGGTCGTCGTGGTGGGCGGCCTGCTGATTGCCAGCTTTCTGCGCGGCGTGGTCGCCACGAGCGCCGACCGGGTGGGCCTCAGCTATGCCGAATATCTGGCGGCCGGCTGCTACTACGTTCTGGCCGTGCTCACGTTCTACACCGCCCTGACGCAACTCGGCATGAAGTTCGAGCTGTTGAACGACTTGATTCTGATCGGTTTTGCCGGCATGGCCATCGGCTTCGGCTTGGCCTTCGGCCTCGGCGGCCGGGAAGTGATCGGTGGCATCCTGGCCGGCTACTACGTTCGCCAACGGCTGCAAGCGGGCGACCGTGTGAGCATCGGTCGGATGGAAGGCACCGTGCGCGAAGTCGGCCCCGTCGCAACAATCATCGAAACCGATGAAGACGGATTGCTAAACCGCCATAGCGTTCCGAACACGAAAATGCTGAACGAAGCGATTCGCTGAGGAAGTGGTTACTGCGTAGTGGTTAGTGGTTAGAACGCGCAAGCGTCTGCCCCACTAACCACTAACCACTAACCACTGCCGAAAAATCGTTTGTAAAAATAATAGCCCGCGAGCACGAAACCGATTACGACTACCGCGCCGCGAACCCGTGCCGGATCGATTCGCCGAGCGATTCTCGCCCCGACGTAGCCGCCGATCGTGCCGAACACGAGCATTGGCACCGCCAGCCGCCAATCGACCTTGCCCCGCACGATGAACACGATCGAGGCCATGATGTTGATCGTCGTTCCGTAAAGTGTCTTGACGGCGTTCATCACATGGATGTCGGGCAGCCCCATCAACGCCAGCGCTGCGAGCATCAGAATGCCGGCCCCGGCGCCAAAGTAGCCGCCATAGATCGACACCAGCAACTGGAAGAACAGGATCGCGGCCATCCGCATTCGCGTAGGCCGAGCGTGCGGTTTGCCGATTCCGGTGAGCCGGGCGATTTGTGGCTGCAACGCGAAGAGCATCGCCGCCGAAAAGATCAGCCACGGCACCAGCGCATCGAACACTTTCGCCGGCAACTGGGTAACCAGCAGCACGCCGATCAGCCCGCCGACCAGGCAGGGAATCAACAGCCACCACACCCAGTTTCCCGCCTGGCGGAATTCGTGGCGATAGCCCCAAAATGAGCCCAGCGAGCCGGGCCAAAGGGCCATGGTGCTCGTGCCGTTGGCGATCACGCTTGCCTCGGCCGTGCCGAATTTCGGGCCGAGCGCGGTGTACAGCGCTGGAAACGTCAGCAGCGTCCCGCCGCCGGCGACCGCGTTGATCATCCCCGCCGCCATCGCGGTGGCACACAGCAAGACATCGTTCCACGTCATGTCGGCTCGTCGGTTAGGTCACGGTGTGCCGCTGGCAAGCGCAGTCTGCCAGTGCGGCGGCACGATGGACGAGACCACTCGCCACTCAACACCGGCAGACTGCGGTTGCCAGTGGCACACGTTCGTGAGATTGCTTGCCAGTGCCACACGTCCGGGCAGATACCCGCTACTTCGTCTAGGGCGATTCTCCGCGATCCGATAGAATTCGCGCGCTCCGACTATAACCAACCCGATTGGTTCGTGTAAGGCGACTCGCTATGCGGCATCACGGATGGCTGCCGATCGCGGCTGCGTGCCTGCTGGCTGCCCTGGCAAGCGTGGCCTTTGGCCAGATCGATGTGCGCCATTCGCCGCGGGGCGAATCGTTCGGCACGCTGCGCGATCTCGCGCCCGTCGCGCTGCCGGATTCTCCGCCGGGGACCATTCAATCCGCCGCTACGCCACCCGACGACGATCGAGCGCGCCATGAACTGCTGGCCGCCTCATACCGCAACGACGCGACGATCAACGATCTTGAATTCGCCGACGCGAAGAATGGTTGGGCCGTCGGCGATGCGGGCGTCATTTGGCACACCACCGACGGCGGCCGACTGTGGCAGCAGCAAGCCTCGGGGGTTGCCTGTCGCCTTCAATCCGTCGAGTTCGCCGACGCCAAGACAGGCTGGGCTGCCGGCGGACGAACCGATCCCTACACCCATGTCACCAGCGGTGTTCTGCTCCGCACTCGCGACGGCGGCGAGCATTGGATGCCGGGCGACAAGCTTCTGCTGCCGGCCTTGCGGCGCATCCAGTTCTTTTCGGCGACGCGTGGCTGCGCGATCGGCCCGGCATCGGCCCTGTATCCCTGCGGATTGTTCTTTACCGACGACGGCGGCCGGCAATGGTCGCCGCTTCCGACCGCTGATGCGGCCGATTGCGTTGCCGGAAGTTTTTCGAATGTCGGCCAAGGGGCTGTCGCACTTGCCGACGGCCGGCTGGCGGTCGTGCGAGACGGTCGGATCCGGGCGATCGATTGCCCGGCGCTCGGATTGACCACCGTGCGGCAGATGCAATTCTCAGGGCCGATGGTCGGTTGGCTGGTTGGCGATGGTGGGCTCGTGCAAAGAACCAGCGATGGCGGACAGACTTGGCAAGCGTCTCACTGGCAGACGGCGCTTGCCAGTGGCACACCAGCAGGGGATATTCGGCAGCAGTTCGATTTCGCCGCGGTCGCCGTCCGCGGTTCGCAAGTCTGGATTGCCGGCTCGCCGGGCGACCGAGTGTTTCATTCGCCCGACGGCGGCCGAACGTGGCTCGCGGCCGACACGCAACAGTCGGTCCCGATCGGCGCGATTACATTCCTCGACGATCTTCACGGCTGGTGCGCGGGCGCGCTCGGCACGATCGAAACCAGCGACGACGGCGGCCGGACATGGCGGCGGCAGCGAGCCGGGGGCGAGCGCGTCGCGCTTTTGGGCATCTTCAGCGAACCGAGCGACGTGCCGCTCGAGCTCTTCGCTCGCCAATCGGCCGCCGACGGCTATCTCTGCGCGGTCGAAGTGATCAATCGCCGCGATGTGGAAACGCATGGGCCGAGTGAAGCTTCGCAGCAAGATCGAATGCAAGAAGCGCTCGCGTCGCTAGGCATTGCCCGGACGAAAATCGCGTGGCAGTTTCCACTCCGCCAGCCCGGCATCGATCTACCGCGGCCCGCAACGACGGCGGTTTGGGATCAGGCCGTCGACGCCGATGGAATGGCAGCGCTCGACGCGTATCTCGTGCGGCAGATTCGCATGTGGCGGCCGAGCGTGGTCGTGACATCGGATCACAATGATCTGTCGCGCACCGGCGAATGGCTTTTGCAACGCGCGGTGGTGCAGGCGGTTCAACACGCCGCCGATCCGGCGTTCGACAAGCGCACGCTCTCCTGGACCGTCGCACGGATGTTCGCGGCCTTGGCTCCCGGGGCGGTTGGTTCCGTGAATATCGGCAGCTCGCAACTGTCGCCGCGGCTCGGACAATCGCTGGCTGAATTGACCTGGCAGCCGCGGGGATTGATCTTCGAGCGTTATTCGGCTGCCCCGGCGTCGACGGCGTTTCAATCGCTGGAAAACATGGCGGGCATCGATGCCGGGCCCGGCACCGGACTCGGCGATTTCTTTGGCGGGCTGGGCTTGCGGCCGGGCAGCGAAGCTCGCCGCGAGTTGCCACAACCGGCGCTCGAAGTCGTCGCCGCGTTGCGTCGGTCCGCACAGCAACGTCGCAACGCACAGGGAATTCTCAAACGCACCGCCGAGATCGCGCCCCCCGGCTGGCTCGCGCAAGTCGGCGACCTCACCGCCGCAATGGATGCCACGAGCGCCGGCGAAACGTTGTTTCAACTTGCCGAACACGATGCGAATGGCGGCCAATGGGAGTCGGCCACGCAATTGTTTGAACTGCTCGTGAATCAATACCCGCGCCATCCGCTCGCCCTCCCCGCCGAACGCTGGCTTTTGCAGGCGTATGCCTCGAGCGTGGCCGAGCATCAATCGCCGCCGCACGCCGATGCTGTCGACGTTGCGGCCGGCGGCCAGCCGGGTGCACCGCCAAAAAGCCGACCGCAGAAGGCGCTCGAAATCGCTCGGCAAATCGAG
This genomic stretch from Pirellulales bacterium harbors:
- a CDS encoding tRNA-dihydrouridine synthase → MSSALSENASLPAFVRPMAIGSVAIDFPVVQAALSGYSDWAMRVIARRLGAPYTLCEVMLDQFLIEASHTAKNRRRLRVSDEEHPVGGQLMGANPEDFGPAALRLVEAGFDSIDINFGCPVKKVLGRCRGGYLLSQVDTALEIVGRVRDAVPPRIPVTVKMRRGLDDSAESRDRFFAIFDGAFARGIAAATVHGRTVEQRYIGPSKWEFLTELKRHAGSRIVLGSGDLFTAAACLDMMRTTGVDGVTVARGAIGNPWIFAQARALAAGRPLPEPPSLFEQREVIAEHYRLAEQIYGPEVCGRQMRKFGIKYSKLHPCSQEVRDAFVALRRPGQWQSVLDIWYAEDLPGKHPALEADETADCEAA
- a CDS encoding class I SAM-dependent methyltransferase gives rise to the protein MLPPASSLPPPASFTDEVRRGERFAFGENWRAFLATVDERRIAQAERSLVTMLELSTLEGKTFVDAGCGSGLFSLAARRLGARVHSLDYDPSSVECAMELRRRFSPDETAWTIERGSVLDEACLRRLGEFDVVYSWGVVQHTGDMHTAMKRIAMLVKPGGKLFIAVYNDQGRRSRIWRRVKQAYCRLPRLLKPLVTIPAGVWLWAPSLMLDCLKLQPLRSWHDYSSERGMNPWRDLIDWVGGLPFEVAKPEEVFDLYRSLGFSLCKLITVGGRLGNNQFVFERRSWDPIANDVGEG
- a CDS encoding sigma-70 family RNA polymerase sigma factor is translated as MTELSDEQLAATAAREGSDGPAFVELVERFRSRVWQICFRLLDNETDANDAAQEVFVRLFMNRGKFEGRSKYSTWVHGLAVRTCLTIRRGRTRRRRHENPAADDTIEQQTPARKTSDAGLSLDLMQMLEVLDEEDRALLILKYAEGYSHEELAEIFGLSVSACKMRISRACDKVQRMYPDK
- a CDS encoding mechanosensitive ion channel domain-containing protein; the encoded protein is MFQLLADAAPGQQTFDGVSKTVEQSNHALLTSFQQAWQKVIDFAPRVVAMMVVLVVGYIIARLVARVIALLCEKIGLQHAADRSGLTQSMQHMGIKRTVSAIVGTIVFWLLMCVFLMAAFEILDLPAVSAAMGAVAIYIPKLLVATVVVVGGLLIASFLRGVVATSADRVGLSYAEYLAAGCYYVLAVLTFYTALTQLGMKFELLNDLILIGFAGMAIGFGLAFGLGGREVIGGILAGYYVRQRLQAGDRVSIGRMEGTVREVGPVATIIETDEDGLLNRHSVPNTKMLNEAIR
- a CDS encoding sulfite exporter TauE/SafE family protein; this translates as MTWNDVLLCATAMAAGMINAVAGGGTLLTFPALYTALGPKFGTAEASVIANGTSTMALWPGSLGSFWGYRHEFRQAGNWVWWLLIPCLVGGLIGVLLVTQLPAKVFDALVPWLIFSAAMLFALQPQIARLTGIGKPHARPTRMRMAAILFFQLLVSIYGGYFGAGAGILMLAALALMGLPDIHVMNAVKTLYGTTINIMASIVFIVRGKVDWRLAVPMLVFGTIGGYVGARIARRIDPARVRGAVVVIGFVLAGYYFYKRFFGSG
- a CDS encoding YCF48-related protein yields the protein MRHHGWLPIAAACLLAALASVAFGQIDVRHSPRGESFGTLRDLAPVALPDSPPGTIQSAATPPDDDRARHELLAASYRNDATINDLEFADAKNGWAVGDAGVIWHTTDGGRLWQQQASGVACRLQSVEFADAKTGWAAGGRTDPYTHVTSGVLLRTRDGGEHWMPGDKLLLPALRRIQFFSATRGCAIGPASALYPCGLFFTDDGGRQWSPLPTADAADCVAGSFSNVGQGAVALADGRLAVVRDGRIRAIDCPALGLTTVRQMQFSGPMVGWLVGDGGLVQRTSDGGQTWQASHWQTALASGTPAGDIRQQFDFAAVAVRGSQVWIAGSPGDRVFHSPDGGRTWLAADTQQSVPIGAITFLDDLHGWCAGALGTIETSDDGGRTWRRQRAGGERVALLGIFSEPSDVPLELFARQSAADGYLCAVEVINRRDVETHGPSEASQQDRMQEALASLGIARTKIAWQFPLRQPGIDLPRPATTAVWDQAVDADGMAALDAYLVRQIRMWRPSVVVTSDHNDLSRTGEWLLQRAVVQAVQHAADPAFDKRTLSWTVARMFAALAPGAVGSVNIGSSQLSPRLGQSLAELTWQPRGLIFERYSAAPASTAFQSLENMAGIDAGPGTGLGDFFGGLGLRPGSEARRELPQPALEVVAALRRSAQQRRNAQGILKRTAEIAPPGWLAQVGDLTAAMDATSAGETLFQLAEHDANGGQWESATQLFELLVNQYPRHPLALPAERWLLQAYASSVAEHQSPPHADAVDVAAGGQPGAPPKSRPQKALEIARQIERFSPALYAEPTVRFPLAAAFRRLGAPREAERVLAGIRSGPHDAWWSCAEAENWLAEPRGPAPKRVWHCARVDARPRLDGSLDDPMWQRTEPVELHSPLADDTDWHATARLACDAQFLYLAVKCQKSATVHYDSPQSPRPRQADLSAHDRIDLLLSPDRDYTSYYRLSIDHRGWVSSGCWNGAPWQPTCYVANAADERSWTIEAAIPWDQLIARPPAGAGARYEPWAVNLQRTIPAVGFQSWSNPASVQIRPEGMGILTFEPSAAAKPSAPSTAR